Sequence from the Fusobacterium periodonticum 1_1_41FAA genome:
TCTAAAGAATCTGCTCCTAAATCATCTACGAAGTTTGATTCAGGTTTAACTTGATCAGCTTCAACTCCTAATTGTTCAACTATAATTTCTCTTACTTTATCTAACATGTTCTTTCCTCCTTAAAATTTAAACTTATAATTATTATACACTATTTTAGTATATTATCCAACTTTTTTTTAAATAAAATTAAATTATTTCAATATTTTCTACTTCAATTTCTTTATCAATTTTTTTAATAAGTCCAGCTAAAACTTTACCAGGGCCAATCTCGTAAATTTTAGTAACTCCTAAAGCTTTTAACTTATTAATAGTATCCACCCATTTAACAGGTCCAAAACTTTGTTTATAAATTTCTTCTTTTACTTCAGCATCAGTTTCTAAAAGTTCAGCAGTAGTATTTGCAACTATTTTAACATCAGCTATATTGAAGTTATAATTTTGAGCTTCAACTTTTAATTGTTCTCCAGCTTCTTTCATAAGTGATGAGTGAAAAGGTCCTGATACTGCAAGTGGTAAAGCTCTTTTAGCTCCTGCATCTTTTAAAGCGACACAAGCTTTTTCTATAGCTTCTTTTTCACCAGCAATAACAGTTTGATTAGGTTCATTGAAGTTTACTGCTTCAACAACTCCATCAACTGACTTTAAAACTTCTTTTATCTTTTCAGCATCCATACCTAGAACAGCTGCCATACTTCCATTTACTTTTTCAGCAACTTCTTTCATTATTCTTCCTCTTGCAGCAACAAGTTTAACTGCATCTTCTACAGAAAGATAATTAGCTCCTCCAAAAGCAGCAAATTCCCCAACAGAATGTCCTGCAACATAGTCAGGTTTTACTCCTGTTTCTTTTAAAAGTTCAGTTAAAACTAAACTTAAGCTAACTATTGCTGGTTGAGTATAATCTGTTCTCTTTAATAAATCTTCTGGACCTTCAAACATAACTTTTTTCAAGTCTATGTCTAAAGAAGAGAAAATTTTATCAAATAGTTCTTTTGCTTTAAGATTATTTTCATATAATTCTTTACCCATACCAACAAATTGAGTTCCTTGACCTGGATAAACAAAAGCAATTTTCCCCATTCTTACCTCCATTTAATTAAAATTTATAACTAAAAAGCCCATTTTATAATAGCTGAGCCGTAAGTTAATCCACCACCAAAACCAGTTAGAGCAACATTGTCACCTTTTTTTACTAGTCCTTTTTCTACAGCTTCACCTAAAGCTAAACCAACTGAAGCAGATGAAGTATTTCCATATCTACTTAAGTTCATATAGAACTTTTCAATAGGGAATTTCATTCTTTTTGCAGCTGATTCTATAATTCTTGAATTTGCTTGATGTGGGAACACCATAGATAATTCACTAACATCTAATTTAGCTTTTTCTAAAGCATCTAAAGTTACCTTAGGTAAAATATTTACAGCAAATTTAAATACATCTTGTCCCTTCATAACAACGAAATTTTCTCTATTTTTTATAGTTTCATCATCATTAGGTTTTTTACTTCCTCCAGCAGGGATCTTAAGGATCATATCATCTTCACCTTCAGCTCCTATTGAGAAACCTAAGAAACCGTAACCTTCTTCAACTTCTCCAACTACTGCAGCAGCAGCTCCATCTCCAAAAAGTACACAAGTATTTCTATTTTGCATATCTATTATTCTTGATAAAGTTTCTGCACCGATAACAAGTACATTTTTATATAAACCTGATTTAACCATTGAATATCCAACTTCTAGTCCATAAATAAAACCTGTACAAGCTGCATTTAAGTCAAAACAAGGAATATTTGATAAACCTAATTTATGTTGTACTATACAAGCAGCTCCTTGAGCTAAATAATCAGGAGTAACTGTTGCTAGGATAATTAAATCTATATCCTCTTTTTTAATTTTAGCACTTTCTATGGCTTTTAAAGAAGCTTCACAAGCTAAATCAGAAGTTGCTTGTTCTTTAGTAGCAAATCTTCTTTCAGTTATTCCTGTTCTAGTTCTAATCCACTCATCACTAGTATCTATAATTTTTTCAAAATCAAAGTTTGTAAATACATTTTCTGGGGCATAGTACCCTACACCTTTTATTCCAATACTTTGCATTATTCTACCTCCATAGTCTTTCTTAATTCTTCAATAAAATTTAGTTCTATAAATTTACTAGCCACTTTTAAAGCGTTCATTATAGCCCTACTATCAGAATTTCCATGTGCTTTCAAAGAAAGCTCACTTAATCCTAAAAATATTGCTCCACCATATTCAGAAGCTTCAGTTTTCTTTTTAACTTTTTTTATAGCTCCTTTCATCAATAGAGCTCCTATTTTAGAAATCCAACTTTCCATTACAGATTCTTTAACTACATGGAAAATAAATTTTCCAACACCTTCAGATGTTTTAAGAAGTACATTTCCTGTATAACCATCTGTTACAACTACATCTACTTCTCCATCCATTATTTTTGTACTTTCAATATTTCCTTGAAAATCAATATCTTTATTTTGTTTTAAGAGAATGTAAGTTTCTCTTGTAAGTTCATTTCCTTTTGTTTCTTCTTCACCAATATTCAAAAGAGCTACTTTTGGATTTTTCTTATTTAAAAATATTTCCATGTATTTTGACCCCATAGTAGCAAATTGATTTAAAAATTCTGGTTTAGAATCAGAATTAGCACCTAAATCTAAAAATAAAGTTCCTTGATCTTTTTTGTTAGGAAATAAGACTGCTATTGCTGGTCTTAAAACTCCTTTAATTCTTTTTAATTTTAATTGACTACTTGCTAATAATGCCCCTGTGTTTCCACAAGAAACAGAAGCTTGAGCTATTTTGTCTTTTACTAAATCTATACAGACATTCATAGATGAATCCTTTTTCTCTCTCACTGCTTTAACAGGATCATCTGTCATTTCTATAATTTCATTAGCATTTTTAATTTCAATCCGTTTAGTATCATATTTATATTTTTTTAATTCTTCCTTTATGATACTCTCCTTTCCAACTAAAATAACTTCAAGGTTTTCAATTTCATTAAGAGCTTCAACAGCTCCCTTTACAGTTGATATAGGAGCAAAATCCCCACTCATAGCATCTAAGGCTATCTTCATTTTTTACCCTCCATAATAGTTTTATATCAACTCATTATATCATAAAGTTAAAAAAAAATCATTGTAAAAAAATAAAATTACATATGTTTTTTAATTATATAATATTTTTTTTGAAATGTAAATAGAAAAAAATAAATTGCTAAATAAAAAGTTTGTTAAATTTTAAATAAATGTTATACTTATTTAAACAAACATTATATGATAAAAAGGAGAGGGTATCTTATGAAAAGAAAATTATTTCTTATTTTTTCATTATTTTTAATTTTTTCGCTTTATGCTTTTGCTGAAAATTTTCCACAAAAAGCTAAGTCTATAAATGATTTTGTTCCAAAAGGTTGGAAAATTTTAAAAGATGAGAATGGTTCGAATTTTATAGCTAAAGGAGATTTGAATAAAGATAAGCTCGAAGATATCGCTATAATTATTGAAAAAAATGATAAAAAAAATATCAAGAAGAATGAATCTTTAGGTCCTGATGAATTAAATTTAAATCCAAGAATACTTTTGGTTCTATTTAAAGAAAAAGATGGAACTTATGCTTTAGCAGCTAAAAATGATAAAGGTTTTATACAAAGTGAGGGGAATGAAGAAACGCCAACTCTTATGGATACTTTATCTGGTATAAGTATAGAAAATAATGTTTTAAAAATAGTTTTTAATTATTTTCTAAGTGCTGGAAGTTGGTGGACCTCTACAGAAGTATATATTTTTAGATTTCAAAATAATAGATTTGAACTTATTGGTTACGAAAATAATGGATTTATGAGAAATAGTGGTGAAGAAGAAGGAGTAAGTATTAACTTTTCAACAAACAAGAAGAAAACTACTACTGGTGGAAATGCGTTTGCAGGAAATGAAAATAATCCAAAAGATGAATGGTATAATATAAAAATTGAAAAAAAATATACATTAGATGAAATGACAATTAATACAATAGATGAAATACTAGAGATTATTGATTATTAATAAAAAGAGGGATTGCTACTAAATTGTAACAATCCCTTATTATATTATTTTTTTACTCTTTCAACATATTCGTTAGTTCTTGTGTCTATTTTAATCCATTCACCTTGTTCAACGAATAAAGGAACTTGAACTTCAAATCCTGTGTTGATTCTAGCAGGTTTCATAACTTTTCCTGAAGTATCTCCTCTTAATCCTGGTTCAGTATAAGTTACTTCTCTTTCAACGAAAGTAGGTAATTCAACTGCAACAGCTGTTGATTCATAGTAAACAACATCTAAAGGCATTTCTTCTTCAAGATAGTTTAAAGCATCTCCTAAATCTTCACCTTTTAATTCAATTTCTTCCCAAGTTTCTGGATTAGAGAATATATAAGAATCTCCATTTTGATAAGAATAGATAGCTTTTACCTTATCTAATTTGATGTCATCCATTTTATCGTCTGCTTTATAAACAGCATCTGATATGTTTCCAGATATTAAGTTTTTCATTTTAAACTTAACAACAGCAGCATTTCTTCCTGATTTGTTATATTCAGCCTTTAATACTACAAATGGGTCGTTTCCAATTTTAATTGTACTTCCCGCTCTTAATTCTTGTGCAATTTTCATTAATTTTCCTCCTATATTTTTTCAATAAAATTTATTAATTTATCTATTAAATTACAATTTTCTATCAAATAATCACTATATTTTTCATTATATTTTTTTATCTCATCAAGATTTTTAAAAAAATATGAAAAATGATCTTTATTTATATTGTAATTAATAAAAGTTTCTCTCAACTCTTTATTATTAGGACAATACTTTTCTAAAAAACTTTCTAACTTTATAATATGTGTGTTTTCATCTTGAGGATAGATGTGCCACAGGAAAGGTTTACCTAAAAGTAAAGCTCTCACAAAGCTGTCTTCACCTCTTACTAGATTAACATCACAGAGTGCTAAAAGCTCTTCATATTTATCATATGTAAAAAAAGGTAATTTCACGGCTTTTATTTTATCATAATAATCGTTATTATCAAAATATTTTATGAAATTTTTTTGAGTTTTTTCACTTAATAATAATAAAAGTACTTTTTTATCTAGCTTTTGCAAAGTTTTTAAAAAATTATCAAAGTTCTTTTCGTAAGAGAAAACTGAAATAATCAAATCATATTTTTCATCAATATTAAATTGTTTTAAATAATATTCTCTATTTTCTTGAACTTTATTTTTTCTATCCAGGAATTCTTTATCTAGAATTACACCACCACTTTTTTCAGAAAGTCCTGGTATGAAGAAATATTTTTTTAGATTTCCACCTAAAAATGATTCTTGAAGATGAAAGTCATCTACCCAATCTTCTGAAGAGAAATATTCTAAATTAATCATAAGCTTAGAACTCTTTAAAGCTTTATCCATATATATTTCAGGGATATTACAGGCAAAAGTTTCTATAATCAAATCAGCAGGAGATTCTATTTTATTAATGTCTTTATAATCTATTACAGTAATATCATCAGTTTTTTTTATAAGATTTAATTCTTCAGTTTTATTAATAATAAATCTTAATCTTTTATTTGGATAGATTCTTTTAAGCTCTCTAGCCAATCTATAAGCTACACCTACATCCCCATAATTATCGATTACTTCACAAAAAATATCTATATTATCTATTAGCATTATTGTTGTCTTTCTTGTTTAACTCTTTTAGGTATAGTTAGACTAGTTTCAGTACTTTTAGTAGTAGTATTAGTTTCAAGTATAGTTGTTGAAGCAGTAACTTCATTTTTTTCAGTTTTAACTTGAGTTTTATCTTCTACTGCTTTTTTTGATGTATTTGCTGGATGATCAGTAGTCTTCTTAACAGTAGATTTAGTATTACTATTAGTATGACTATTACCACTTGTTTTAGTTTCAACTTTCTTTTTAGTATCTTTTTTAGTAGGGATTTTCTTTTCAACAGAAACACCAGTTCCTACTGAAACTCCACTGCTACTACCACCCAGACCAAATCCTGTTCCAATTCCAAAAGATGTTGTACAGGCAGTTGCTAAAAATAATGATGAAATAATTAAAATTATATTTTTTTTCATTTTATACCCCCTCTAAATAATATCCTCTAAATTAACTTCTTTTACTTCTCCTAAGGCTAAATCAGCTAAACTCAATTTAGCAAAAGTAGTTCTTTGTAAATAAGTAACTTTATTATTTACAGCTTCTAACATTTTTTTTACTTGATGAAATTTTCCTTCTTTAATTGTCAAGTAAATTTTAGTATCAGATATTTTTTCAACTTTAGCTGGAAGAGTGATATAGTTTCCTATATCTACTCCTTCTTCCAGTTTTAAAACATCTTCTTGTGAAATATTATTTTCTATTTCTACATAATAAGTCTTATCTACATGATTTTTAGGAGAAAGTAATCTATGATTAAGTTTTCCATCATTTGTAAGTAGAAGTAAACCTTCAGTATCTTTATCTAGTCTTCCAACAGGAGCTAGATCTTTTCTTATAACCCATTCAGGAAGTAAGTCCATAACAGTTGCTTCTCTTATATCTTCAGTGGCAGTTATATAACCAGCTTTTTTATTCATAATATAATATCTGAATTTTTTATACTCTAATCTTTCACCATTATATTCTATTACATCAGAATATTCATTTATATTATCCTTAGCTGAAATATCATAAGAGCCATTGACCTTAATTTCATTTGCAGAAATTATTTTTTTAACTTCTTTTCTACTTCCTATACCACATTCAACTAAAAATCTGTCTAATCTCATTAATCCTCTACCCTTTTACCATTTTTATATTCATAGTGTTCAGCAATACCATCATTAAATATATATATAGCTGGTCCTTCTAAGACATCATCTTTATATGCAACTTCTTCCCTTTCACCATTAGCAAAATAGTAGATGGATGCTCCATTTTTCTTTTCATTATTTCCATAGAAGAAGTCTTCTTTATCACCATTAGCATAGAATTTTTGAGCTTCTCCATATCTTTTACCATTGACATAGTTAAATTCTATTTTATCACCATTAGCTAAATACTCAATAGCCGGTCCATTCATAAGAGTAGCTTTATGGATAAATTCTATTTTTCTTCCATC
This genomic interval carries:
- a CDS encoding beta-ketoacyl-ACP synthase III, with the translated sequence MQSIGIKGVGYYAPENVFTNFDFEKIIDTSDEWIRTRTGITERRFATKEQATSDLACEASLKAIESAKIKKEDIDLIILATVTPDYLAQGAACIVQHKLGLSNIPCFDLNAACTGFIYGLEVGYSMVKSGLYKNVLVIGAETLSRIIDMQNRNTCVLFGDGAAAAVVGEVEEGYGFLGFSIGAEGEDDMILKIPAGGSKKPNDDETIKNRENFVVMKGQDVFKFAVNILPKVTLDALEKAKLDVSELSMVFPHQANSRIIESAAKRMKFPIEKFYMNLSRYGNTSSASVGLALGEAVEKGLVKKGDNVALTGFGGGLTYGSAIIKWAF
- the plsX gene encoding phosphate acyltransferase PlsX, giving the protein MKIALDAMSGDFAPISTVKGAVEALNEIENLEVILVGKESIIKEELKKYKYDTKRIEIKNANEIIEMTDDPVKAVREKKDSSMNVCIDLVKDKIAQASVSCGNTGALLASSQLKLKRIKGVLRPAIAVLFPNKKDQGTLFLDLGANSDSKPEFLNQFATMGSKYMEIFLNKKNPKVALLNIGEEETKGNELTRETYILLKQNKDIDFQGNIESTKIMDGEVDVVVTDGYTGNVLLKTSEGVGKFIFHVVKESVMESWISKIGALLMKGAIKKVKKKTEASEYGGAIFLGLSELSLKAHGNSDSRAIMNALKVASKFIELNFIEELRKTMEVE
- a CDS encoding pseudouridine synthase; the encoded protein is MRLDRFLVECGIGSRKEVKKIISANEIKVNGSYDISAKDNINEYSDVIEYNGERLEYKKFRYYIMNKKAGYITATEDIREATVMDLLPEWVIRKDLAPVGRLDKDTEGLLLLTNDGKLNHRLLSPKNHVDKTYYVEIENNISQEDVLKLEEGVDIGNYITLPAKVEKISDTKIYLTIKEGKFHQVKKMLEAVNNKVTYLQRTTFAKLSLADLALGEVKEVNLEDII
- the fabD gene encoding ACP S-malonyltransferase is translated as MGKIAFVYPGQGTQFVGMGKELYENNLKAKELFDKIFSSLDIDLKKVMFEGPEDLLKRTDYTQPAIVSLSLVLTELLKETGVKPDYVAGHSVGEFAAFGGANYLSVEDAVKLVAARGRIMKEVAEKVNGSMAAVLGMDAEKIKEVLKSVDGVVEAVNFNEPNQTVIAGEKEAIEKACVALKDAGAKRALPLAVSGPFHSSLMKEAGEQLKVEAQNYNFNIADVKIVANTTAELLETDAEVKEEIYKQSFGPVKWVDTINKLKALGVTKIYEIGPGKVLAGLIKKIDKEIEVENIEII
- the earP gene encoding elongation factor P maturation arginine rhamnosyltransferase EarP, which produces MLIDNIDIFCEVIDNYGDVGVAYRLARELKRIYPNKRLRFIINKTEELNLIKKTDDITVIDYKDINKIESPADLIIETFACNIPEIYMDKALKSSKLMINLEYFSSEDWVDDFHLQESFLGGNLKKYFFIPGLSEKSGGVILDKEFLDRKNKVQENREYYLKQFNIDEKYDLIISVFSYEKNFDNFLKTLQKLDKKVLLLLLSEKTQKNFIKYFDNNDYYDKIKAVKLPFFTYDKYEELLALCDVNLVRGEDSFVRALLLGKPFLWHIYPQDENTHIIKLESFLEKYCPNNKELRETFINYNINKDHFSYFFKNLDEIKKYNEKYSDYLIENCNLIDKLINFIEKI
- the efp gene encoding elongation factor P, whose translation is MKIAQELRAGSTIKIGNDPFVVLKAEYNKSGRNAAVVKFKMKNLISGNISDAVYKADDKMDDIKLDKVKAIYSYQNGDSYIFSNPETWEEIELKGEDLGDALNYLEEEMPLDVVYYESTAVAVELPTFVEREVTYTEPGLRGDTSGKVMKPARINTGFEVQVPLFVEQGEWIKIDTRTNEYVERVKK